The genomic stretch AGTGATGCAGCAGCGCTccaatggatcgacccaaacctgCTCCAGAACCCGGACCAACACCCATATCCAATTTGAgttccaagttactaatttggatccaagattaatagaatattataagattttatttttatttgagaatatttgtttcctatttgagtccttagttgtttctttattttgttagccTAAGTGTAGGAGATTTTATCTCTATCTTAGTCTGACTTTAATTAgaaagttttaattttattttattataaattagacATGTAATTCGTGGGAAGAAGTtagttgattaatgaagaatgaagTGATTTGAAAACCATCTGCGTGGCTGTCTTCgtcccccccctctctctctctcttaattccTCTTTGTCCAGTGAGACAACAccccccccttcctcttcttccctgaGATCTCTCTCTACCTCCCCTCTTCTATTATCTTTCTCCTTCCCCTTTCCCATCGATCTGCTATCgctatttctctcctctattttctgtttctacTAAACCAATACTGCTACTCTGTTTTCTGGGCAACATAAACAGCCCTGATTGTTGAAGCCGTTCTCCATTGATACTTCTCTGTTGAGTTTGAGCTTTAGGGTATAAGAACCCCTATCCTAGGTGATTTGAACCATAGAATTTTAGACCCAAATAAGATCTCTGTTGGGAGAGataaacctgcaactcaggCTAACTGAAGGTACCACCCAGATCTGGTCTCAGTCGATAATATCTCCTGGAGTGCTGAACACTGGAACCCATTAGGGTGGGCGTACGGCAGGGCTTTGGAGCACCTTCCATCGCCTGGAACTTCATAGAGAACATATCAATGGTGAGGAAGAATTGCGCCTGAACCCCAAAGTGTTTTCTGCGTTTTTGCTTGAGGttaggttgaagacaacctcataaagtggtgatttgttttaattttattctaATATCCCATATTAATGCCCCTTCCATTCCCCACTTTATTACAACTTGCCATTGAGCTATCTTCCATCCCAAGAATACCCCCTCCCCATTATATGTTACACTCTTCTTCTAAAGTGGGAATTCAAAAGTCTTCTAGGTCTTTGTCCTTTGTGTTAAAAGTCCCTCTTTTGTTTTACTCCCTTATTGTTGCCCCCTACTTTAACCTCTTATTTACACCCTGCCATCAAGTTGAATGTTGTTCCTAGTTTGTCCCTAGCCAATAAATAATAATCCCTTTCATATCCTATTGCTTCTTTATTTGCTAATAGCTTCTTGAGAATTCTGGATATattacaaaactgccattgAGTCTGATATTTGTACTAATTATTTAAGTGGGCCCACATCCAATCGGGTTGGTTCTCTTGGGGCCCACCGGCCCAGCATTTTGCAGTTACAGAAAACTCCCTTGAGCCAGCTATTTTGAGGCGTAACTCTTCGGAATCAAGAGCCCCTTTGGTTTCCAAGCTTCTGctgaaatttcaggccaaaTAGAGTCCTACTGAAGAAGTTCTCTCAATCTGAGGTCGTCCCATGTCCGCTGGTTCTGTTCATTgctgaaggttgaagacaatCTTCAAAAGTGAGATTTtcacccttttatttttctgtttccaaGATTGCCCCTCTCCTCTTCCATTATCCTCTATAGTCTCTATCTTTAATTCTAGTTCCTGAATTACCCTTCACTTACCCAACATCTTGTTTGTCAAAGCAAATTTTACATTATTCTTGGTAATTACAGTTCTGCCACTCTGATTTAAAACTTCAGAATAATTATAACTTCGCCATTATTTATATTCATTGAGTTGTGTTTAACTGTTGGGTGGGCCCTTAAGTGAACCAAATAGGGTTTTTGAATGCATCACTACTAATTATATCATGGTGCAGTCTCTAAACAAAAGACAATGCAAGCAGATTTCAGAATCTCATTCTCATTAATTCAATTTACACAATTTGCTGTAATTGCAGAAACTGAAGGCTGAATTAACAGGCTGATCCCCAATTGATGGGTGAATAAAACAGGGTGATCCTAACTTaaagttgggaaaaaaaaaaaacaaaggacaaGATAACTCTTTGGTACTCACAAAAGGCAAGTGTCTTGTGAAGCTAGTAAGCAATTTTAGCCGGATTCTTAGTTTATCATCATTTGGGTTTCCATCAAACCCAATTTCAATTTTCCATACGTTAATCACTACATGAGATCTCTGATTCCAATCATTCAAGAACCAGATGCCCTAATCTAACTGATACTAATATTGAACATGTGGGATGTTTTCCTACTTAATCTTGAGAGAACATCTTTTACATACTGAATTCTGACAGAATCAATTTGAAACCCCTGAAAATGAAGGAAATTTGACAGATACAGGGACTATGCAATCTCACCATACATTTTCAAGTTTCTCCTTGCAAGCATCATCACATAATCTCAGCTTTTGCTCGGGAGGAAGCCCCGCAGGCTCAGCATCAAATGAGACCACAAGCCTAGAAATCCCAAAGGTTAACCCAATCATAGTCCTACGGTTAATTAGAGCGAAGTCATCTTCATATTCCCTTGAACCTCCAGTTCTAACTCTATCCCATGAAGCAGAGTATTGCACTGTGAGGTTTTGGCATCTGTTTCTAGATACACTTTGACAATTGGTAGAAGTTCCTCTACCAAATACAGAACCTAAAGCAAGAAAATTTAACTTATAGTTACAAAAAGAGTTAAGAGCAACTATAACAAGAATTTTGACCAAATATGGCAAGTTCATGTATTttaagcaacaacaacaacatccaaaaccttattttaagaaataaatagaaatgaAGCTGCATCTGAAATCTTGGTGAAATGCATAGTTTGAAGCCGACcaacaaaattttcaagatGGAAATTTACGACGACTTCAACTCAACCTAAAGATGAATTATAGTCCATCATCCTCTTATTTCAATTGACTACAATGATTTGTGTTAAATGCAAGGACCTAGATGAATCATTGACATTTACGGTTCAAAATTTATCTGGGTTTAACCTCAACTTGGTGAACTGATCATCTATCAAGACCTCTATGAAAGCAGAGTTCAGAAATTACAGTctgtcataaaaaaataataataatattattatttcaaTGCTTTCATGATTTGGACAAAGTGCATTGACCAAGGCTAAACAGTACCATTTGATGTAGAAAACTTAACAATTAATGTTTCAAATGGAGCAAAACTCACATGTAGCTAGCTACACAGTATGGGCAATCAGCGGTAGGAAAACCAAGTAGAAACAGAATATGCAAGCATACGTTTCATGCTTGTTTGAGTAATAGCAATGAGATTCCCCAATATCATGCTAATAACTGGAAGTTCCTACCAATAAGAATCCTAATGAACCTAAAAAAAGGATAAAGGCCAAGCAGAAATGACTTGTTTTTCGANNNNNNNNNNNNNNNNNNNNNNNNNNNNNNNNNNNNNNNNNNNNNNNNNNNNNNNNNNNNNNNNNNNNNNNNNNNNNNNNNNNNNNNNNNNNNNNNNNNNNNNNNNNNNNNNNNNNNNNNNNNNNNNNNNNNNNNNNNNNNNNNNNNNNNNNNNNNNNNNNNNNNNNNNNNNNNNNNNNNNNNNNNNNNNNNNNNNNNNNNNNNNNNNNNNNNNNNNNNNNNNNNNNNNNNNNNNNNNNNNNNNNNNNNNNNNN from Macadamia integrifolia cultivar HAES 741 chromosome 11, SCU_Mint_v3, whole genome shotgun sequence encodes the following:
- the LOC122092793 gene encoding peptidyl-prolyl cis-trans isomerase FKBP16-3, chloroplastic isoform X2, which produces MASSSFLLPLSSVFGRGTSTNCQSVSRNRCQNLTVQYSASWDRVRTGGSREYEDDFALINRRTMIGLTFGISRLVVSFDAEPAGLPPEQKLRLCDDACKEKLENVPMVTIESGLQYKDIKVGIGPSPPVGFQVAANYVAMVPSGQIFDSSLEKGQPYIFRVGSGQWGSLCHNG